DNA sequence from the Vicia villosa cultivar HV-30 ecotype Madison, WI linkage group LG3, Vvil1.0, whole genome shotgun sequence genome:
CTAGGGTTTTGTTAATCTATTTCTTCAGCTTATTTTCTCCGAACTGATTCTGTAGCATTTTTCGTTCTGCTAGTCTTTTTTTATTTGTGTTTACTCGTTGAAAAAGTAAAGTTGTTCTGAATGCGATTCTTGCTGCGAGAGCTTATCGATTTTGATTTTCGCATCAGGTATCTTTGATTTCTTCCGAATCTTGTTCGTTTAGCATATAATTGTGTTTATTACTCTATTAATTACACGTTCTGTTAATGGGTCTGTTGTAGTTTTAGGGTTTTATGTTCGAATTTTGAATGCCGTCACTGCAATTGGTGTGGGATGGTTGATTATTTGTgcttttagggtttttatcaGTTTGAGCTTGTTAATTTTGATAGATGTGCGGAATTCTGGTGATTAGAGAGGCCTGTGTTTGGATGAAGTGACTAAATCTTTAATAATTTGGCTGATGTTTTGATGAATGAATAATTGTAATTTATAACTATAGGAATACATTTGAACTTAGAAGTtacaattttgaaaatttgaacaTATGAAAGTAAATCTCAGTTTTGTACATCATGAAAAAATATTGTTTATTGAAGTGATTCATTCTCCTTGGTGGTGTACACATTTTTTCTGTTGAGTTATAGGTGTACCTCTAAAATTTTATGTAGTTTTTACTAGTTTGTCTTCAATTGGAAAGGATCACTAATACTATGTTCCTGGATGCATCTTATTAGGATTATTGTTCTGGAACTTCATTTGCTGCTTTGATTACTCCCACTGAAGTCGGTTAGATTGTATAACATAATTGGAAGTAGACATGCAAACCAAGAAAAAAGCCTCCAGGCGAAATGCTACCCGAGAGTGCGTTTCTCCTAGGGCTTCAAGAGCACAGAAGAAGGTCTCTGAAAATGGCCAGGTGGTTGAAAAGAAAGTGGCAGATTTAATTACATCTTCTGCAAGAAAGATTAAACCTGGTAAGTTATTGGTAATAGTTGTTTCTGTTTTTACGttatgttcaaacttcaaaaaaatattttgtcaagCAGTTAGAATATAATGGTTGATCAACTTATTTTACTTGTCCCCTTGGTGTAACATCAGCTTGCGCTATTGAGAATAAAGCTGTAGAACCAATGCCCATAACTCTTTTGGATAACAAGAACGGCACTGAAGCAGTTGACGGTGTTTCAGTAGATTTTGAGGTAATTTAACTAGACCGACTTTTCACTTGTTTAGTCCTACTGTTTctctattttcaaaacaaaaaagacTGTTTCTCTCTATGCGCATGCAGGCTACTCCATATCTTTTGGTTTAAAGCTGTTTTCGGATCTTTTACCAAATACGCAATAACTAATTTTCAAGGCAGAACAACTTTTTATCTATCTCAAGTGTAGTGATTTTAAGAAGGTTCTGACATACACTAGCATGATTAGTAAATGCTTTctgaaaatcaaatttcaatttgaAGGGATTCACTATAAAATGATGGATGTTCTCTTTAATGCCTTTTCTTCTTCTAAACATTTACATTACTGTTTCAGGGTTGTAACGAGCAAGCTCTACCTCTGGAGACTGGAACTATATTTTCTCCTGGGTTTCACTTATCTAAAGGTTCTGGAGGAAAGGTTGCTGACAGAGGTAAATGTAACCTTTTTTTTCTGGTTGTTCCTACAATCTTCCTAATTTTAACATGATATTTAAATGTTTGGCTTTGATATGTTTTTTGTTCTTTATCTTTTTGTTGAATATTTTGTTTTGGTCATTCCTAATTTTAATATGATATTCAAGTGTTTTGGCTTTGATATGTTTTTTGTCCTTTATCTTTattgaaaattttttttttggtcctttatttttttatttgatttgttttagTCCTTTATCTTTCTACATTTAAGTAATATAAGGAACTACAACGAATACAAAGTATTAAGGACTAAACAAATATTTGGTAAAAGGCAAAAAACTAATTTTCAGCCTAAATTTTTCATTATTAAATTTTcatcttttacttttatttctATGTAGTTGATTTTGTCCAAATATTTCGGTGTGAGGATCAAAAAAGAATATCTCTCGACCAAGAAGTAACACAGTTACCACAGGAGGATGCAGGAGATGACCATGTTAGTCAAGATTTTGACTCTGCCATGGAAGTAGACATAAACAATTCGTCAAATGTGCTTGCTATAAGCACAAAAACTGTCAATGGTAGCAGTTCTGATTTTGATGGAAATGGTCTTTCCGTGGAAGTTCCTTCCATATATCTTGCCATGAAAAACTCAAAGCTGGAATGTATTGATGAGCATGGTCAGGACTCTGTATCATCTGATATGTGCCCAGAAGATGATGAATTTGAGGATTATGACGATTTTGACCCTTACCTATTCATAAAGACTTTACCTGACTTATCAAGGGTTGTTCCCACTTTTAGACGGATGTTGCTACCTAAGCAGACTCGGAGCTGCCCTCCTATTACTCTTGTTCTGGACTTGGATGGTAAGAAAGTCATATCCCTATTTTAAGTTGCTAATTAGATGCCTTAACTTTAAGTCATCAAGGTTTCTTAAGGTTGCTGCTTTATATAATTTTTGGTTGTGAGTTCTAGACTCAATTGGTCTGCATTTAATTAAAGTAATCTTGTATTCTGAAGCTATCCAACTGTGTGAAAATGCTTGCTTGACAGtaaacatgtttttattttttattttattaagtggTAAATGTATTTATCCTTTCTTCCTGTTTGGGTTTTCTATTTTCCTTTTCTCTTGCACAAACATTTGGCTGAACTGCTAATTTAATGTTTTGTTTATGGTATTTTATTCTCTGCAGAAACTTTGGTGCATTCTACCCTAGAACCTTGCGAAGATATAGATTTTACTTTCACTGTGAATTTTAACTGTGAGGAGCACAATGTCTATGTGCGCTGCCGTCCTCACCTAAAAGATTTCCTTGAGAGAGTTTCTGGTCTTTTTGAAATTATTATATTTACAGCCAGTCAAAGTATTTATGCTGAGCAACTCCTAAATGTGCTTGATCCAAAGCGGAAGATATTTCGCCATCGTGTATTCCGTGAATCCTGTGTTTATGTGGAGGGGAATTACCTCAAAGATTTAACAGTGCTTGGTCGTGATTTAGCACATGTTATAATAATCGACAACTCCCCACAGGTATGTTTATTGTATTGTACATTTTGGCTTTGAGATCGTTATTTCGCTCATTATGGCTGACAGTTGTAACATGACGCCCTAATAGTTGCATCTGGAACCTCCCTCCCTTTCCCCAAAATAATCATTTGGTGTCTGTATACCCTGTGAACACCCGAGCCGATTATTCTCTAAATACTACTTTGTAATGCTAAAAATTACTTGGATACCTCAACCAACTATATGCTTTTACAAATAGATACCTACAACTTTGACTTTGTTTTAAACAGCCTCAACTTTAGTTATTTCCTAGAATTTGGGTTGGGCCTAACTAAActttacaaaaccggcttgtaagtTAAAACTGTCTTGTAAGTTGAGGTTTGCCCAAGCTTTAATATAAACAGCCATACCTTTAGGCAGCTTGGGACGAAGACCACCCCTTCATATCAACTTATGCGGTTTTAGTTATTTTTATGAGACAGCCGCTTGTTGATTTGGGCTTAACTGAACAGATCTTGATGTTTCATCTTTATCAGATttgaactatttattttattttttattttaagaatcatgttatttaatttatttgtattttaagaGTCATCTTTAACAGATTTTTGAACCATTCACTTATCTTGGTCAGTGTTATAAAAATGGACTCATGCTAGCTAGTCAGATTGAGAAACGTTTAGTGGCCAAACTAGTAACTTGGTCGGCTGAAAATCATTCGAGTAGAAAATCGGTCTAAATTTTATAACATTGGtcttaattgttttttaatttggttagtataaaatgtcaaatatgattttaaaataaataatacaaagcAATTAGATGTGTTCAATGAAAGTTTAGGATTGTAACGAGCAAAACTTTAAGACATTGAAGATAGATTTAAATTTCAATTGTGTTTATTTGGAGAAGGCTTAAAATTTTAGGAACTTTTATGTACCTTCTCGTAAGTAGTAAATATCTGTTAACATAATAAAAAACCAGGTTACGACCTGTACAATTTTATAATTTGGCTTTATTTAAACATAAATGACCAGACATAGCTCTTGATATTTTACACTGTTGTTTATTTTGTTCCAGGCATTTGGGTTCCAAGTGGACAATGGAATACCGATTGAGAGTTGGTTTGATGATCCTTCAGATAGAGAATTGCTTGTATTGCTTCCTTTCTTGGAGAGTTTGGTAGGAGTTGATGATGTCCGACCCCAAATTGCAAAAAAGTTCAAGCTCCGGGAGAAAATTGCTGCAGCTGTGCATCCTTTAAATACTAGTAGAAGAGTTTTCTTGTCTGAATAAATTGTGTATTGAACAATGTTTAGGAAAGGAAAGcactttttgtattttataacatTCTTGTTCTTCTATTGTGATATTAACAACATCTTTCTCTTTGTTGTTGAGGTTGTAATGATAATATTGAACTAAAAAAAGGGGGAAAATATGAGTGTAAGCGTGTCCAAACTAGTGCGGAGGATGACTGGTTGATTGTCATCCATGGTAATAAAACCCCCCTAATTGATTATGGATATTTCTCTAGCCGTGTTTTGTGTTACTCTGGTGACCAGCTAGGCCTTCCTTCTAGGATTTCATGTAATATACTGGGCAAATCTGTTTTGATTTCTCTTGTTTGTCGAGTTCTGGATATAATGTTGTGCCAGAAGTTAGTGAGGTTTCTATACTACTATATATAGTTTTGTCTACATGCCTATCATGGTTACGAAAAGATTGTAAGAAATTGGATGTAAAAGACGTTGTGGAGAGCTATCAAGCAGTCTCCGGGAAAACAACACGGCATGAACATTTTTTCAATGATGATGTCAAAATTGAAGGACACTGCATACCATTGTATtagatatatatatttattagaaGAGTTAACAAATATTCTAATCAAAATTCGTTTCTTTAGTTCTACACCGATAACATTAATTCAATACATTGAATTTCCTTATAATTTTGTGAGATTTGCCTAAAAATATGTTGatagaaaaaaaaacaactttttttaaATGCTTATCTTAATTGTATGACATGTGTTATATACCGTCATAAAGGTATTAGACAGTTCTATGATTTTTCTGATATGTTTCCTATGTGTGGCATGTAGTTAGGCTGAACCAAAGAGGGTGATTGGGGTCACAGGTCAGCTGAAATGGGAGAGAGGAAAGAGAAAagggaattttttttattttgttttgttttagcaTGGAGAGTGTACTATTAAATGTGATGAAACTCACATTTAAAAGTGACCCACCAAGACCAACTATATAACAGTTAGTAGTAGGATTGGCCAATAATTTGGCACGTGTTTTCAAAACATGTAAAAAGATAGGTATAATTCTGAATACCTCTGGTATTTGGTaagtttatttatatataaatttcaatgcatttttattgattaaaatttaTATGGTTATATCAAATTTAATTGGAAACTACACAATTTCATATGAACTAATAACAATTCCATTTAAAAAGTATGTGTAAATAGAGTGTATTGTTACTTTATTATACTAACAATTTGAAAGAGTTTAGGGAAAATAGTTTTTGGAAATGAACCCCGTCAAAAAAAGATTTCGGAAATGAAAACATAGTGAGCAACTAATTAAGTACATAAAATAAACATTACACGgtctttataaaaaataaaaaaaaactgcaCGTGGATACTGGTTGATTTAGGAACTAGTGGCTTCTTTCGTGACAAATAATTATTAGAGACTAACCCCATAAAAAGATTTTAaaccaaaaataatttttactaaTTCGAATTTGTAGCGTTAATTGGAATGGGGCTAGTGTAAACTATGTCAAAAATGTGAGAAGTAACGCATGTTGTTATCGTCTATATGATATTTGAGGCCGAAACAATGAGAATGGGACCCACAGTTTTTTCATTTTGGCGCCAATTCACTCACCAAACTTGCGTGACCAAGCAAGCAAGTAACTAACCATCCTCAAACAGAACGGCATATttacatttaaattttaaattaaaaaaataacagcaTCTGAACAAACTTTGAGCACCATTACCTTCGGCCTATAAATATCACACTTTTCTCACACTATCTCCCTCCACATTCCATTTGCGATTCAAATTTCATCACCAAGTAAACGAGAGTTCTCTTCTTCTTTTAACCTTTTTCCGAGCTTGTGACTCTCATCTTCAACTACCATGGCGAGTCCTGAAGTTTCTGAACCTTCTGTTcgtttttcttcatcatcttcttgctCTCTGTCACGGTTTCTTAGTTTTTCGTTTCATTTTTTCAGGTTGTTGCTCAGAAACTCAAGGAAGCTGAAATCACCGAGCAGGATTCACTTCTTCTGGTGATTAACTACCGATCAGATTTCATTTACGTTTCATATTTTGCACATTTTAATCTAATCGCATGAAATCATATGGATCTGAGTTTTTCTTCCGTTCAACTTCTGCATTTCAGTTCTTATTTTAACGTTTTCAGTGGATTTTGGATTTCTTCAGTTAGTTTCGTTTTCAAAACTGTATAAATCTTATGATTATTTTGTTGAATCTAATTCTACGGATTTCACTTGCTTATATAAGCAATCATCTAACATTTATTTCAGAAGTAAAAAAGTTTGATGCATCTTTGAAATGAAGTTACTATTTAACTGCTTTTATTTTCGTTAAGATCATATAGAATCTATAGATCTAGAAGTTTCTTAATGTTAAATTTCAGCACATTGTTGTTTCAAGTAATGACGAGGATATGTAATCTCTGTTTTATAAAGTTTGATTTGAGTCGCATGGAGATATGTTCATTTCATCCATCAGTTTCTTCAATATGAGATGCATTAATTTAACACTATGAATACTGAATCTGAAATTTGAAATTTCGTTTCTAATTTGAATTTTCATCTGCCAGACAAGGAACCTGCTCCGAATCGCCATTTTCAACATCAGTTATATCAGAGGACTATTTCCTGAGAAGTACTTCAATGACAAATCTGTTCCGGCGTTAGGTATTCCAATCATCTGCATTTCTTTTACCGTTTACTAGGAATATTCTAACACTTTTCGTTGAAATGATTCGATAACTATGCTTTTATGACAGAGATGAAGATCAAAAAGCTTTTGCCAGTGGATGCTGAATCTCGTAGACTGATTGATTGGATGGAGAAAGGCACGTTTAAGCTATTGTCTGATTGAATGTTTTCGAAGTTTGTAATGCTTATTTTAATTtgctttattgtatttattttcCAGGTGTTTATGATGCTCTACAGAAGAAATACTTGAAGACACTTTTATTCTGTGTATGCGAAGCAGTGGATGGACCGATGATTGAGGAATACGCATGTAAGATTTTGACAAATCTGATTTTCATTTTAGGAATACTGCTATATATGCTAGTGATACAATTTAGATTcaagtttaatttaatttgagaCACTTATGGAAGATTCATTAACATAACGAGTTTTCTCTTGCAGTTTCCTTTAGCTATTCGGATTCTGACAAGCAAGAGGTTTCCATGAATATCAACCGcactggaagcaagaagcagGGGGGAGCCTTCAAGTGTAACTCGGCTACAGATATTACTCCCCAGCAGATGAAGTAGTTgtcacaaaataaaatataatttggacCTCAAGTGGTCTTTTCTTATTATGATGATTAGACTAATATTATTTGTATGTGATGTATAAAATCCAGGAGTTCTGCTTGCAAAATGATTAGAACTCTTGTTCAGTTGATGAGAACTCTAGAGAAAATGCCTGAAGAGGTGAGTGAATTCCAATGCTTCGCTATCATATTATCACCACAACATTCACTCTTTTTAGTTCTTAATTTCAATACAAAATCTAAACTCTACTATTTTCTCAGCGTACCATTCT
Encoded proteins:
- the LOC131661528 gene encoding uncharacterized protein LOC131661528; the encoded protein is MQTKKKASRRNATRECVSPRASRAQKKVSENGQVVEKKVADLITSSARKIKPACAIENKAVEPMPITLLDNKNGTEAVDGVSVDFEGCNEQALPLETGTIFSPGFHLSKGSGGKVADRVDFVQIFRCEDQKRISLDQEVTQLPQEDAGDDHVSQDFDSAMEVDINNSSNVLAISTKTVNGSSSDFDGNGLSVEVPSIYLAMKNSKLECIDEHGQDSVSSDMCPEDDEFEDYDDFDPYLFIKTLPDLSRVVPTFRRMLLPKQTRSCPPITLVLDLDETLVHSTLEPCEDIDFTFTVNFNCEEHNVYVRCRPHLKDFLERVSGLFEIIIFTASQSIYAEQLLNVLDPKRKIFRHRVFRESCVYVEGNYLKDLTVLGRDLAHVIIIDNSPQAFGFQVDNGIPIESWFDDPSDRELLVLLPFLESLVGVDDVRPQIAKKFKLREKIAAAVHPLNTSRRVFLSE